The genomic segment CGTTTTTCGGCTTTGCCTGCGGTGAGTTTGGCAAACGTCTGCCGATCGTCGGCAAGCTCGGCGCCGCGGCGATTTGCGCCACCTTTATCCCTTCTGCGCTGGTGTATTACGGCCTGCTGCCGGATGTGGTGGTCGAGTCCACCACTACATTCTATAAATCCACCAACATTCTTTATCTCTATATTTGCTGCATCATTGTCGGCAGCATCATGAGCATGAACCGCACGGTGCTAATTCAGGGATTCCTGCGCATCTTCTTCCCGATGCTGTGCGGGGAAATCGTCGGCATGATTGTCGGGATGGGCGTCGGGATGGCGCTGGGTCTAGAACCGTTCCAAATCTTCTTCTTTATTATTCTGCCGATCATGGCGGGCGGCGTGGGCGAAGGGGCGATACCGCTCTCTATCGGCTATGCCACTATACTGCATATGGATCAGGGCGTGGCGCTCGGTCGCGTACTGCCGATGGTGATGCTCGGCGGCCTGACCGCCATCATCATCTCCGGCTGCCTCAACCAGCTTGGCAAACGCTATCCCCATCTGACCGGAGAAGGCCAACTGATGCCGAACCGCGCCAATGCCGGTGCTGGGGTCTCTCAGCCGGCGTTTTCCGCTAAAACCGACGTCACCACTATTGCTTCCGGCGCGCTGCTGGCGGTCCTGCTCTATATGTTGGGGATGCTTGGCCACAAGCTGATTGGCCTGCCTGCGCCGGTTGGCATGTTGTTTATGGCGGTGCTGGTGAAATTGTGCAACGGCGCGTCACCTCGCCTGCTGGAAGGCTCTCAGGTTGTGTATAAATTCTTCCAGACCTCCGTGACCTATCCCATCCTCTTCGCCGTCGGCGTGGCGATTACGCCATGGCACGAACTGGTTGCCGCCTTCACTATCAGCAACCTGCTGGTGATCGTCAGCACTGTTGCCGCCCTGGTGGCGACAGGATTCTTCGTCGGCAAAAAAATAGGTATGCACCCGATTGATGTCGCCATCGTCTCCTGCTGTCAGAGCGGGCAGGGCGGCACCGGTGACGTGGCGATCCTGACCGCAGGCAACCGTATGAGCCTGATGCCGTTCGCCCAGATTGCTACCCGTATCGGCGGCGCGATTAACGTCTCTGTCTCGCTGCTGGTATTGGGCAACTTCCTCGTTTAAGTCTTCAGGAAAGAACAATGAAACTCGCAAGCTTTCTATATCAGGGTAAACGCAGCTACGGCATCGTGCAGGCCGAAGGTGTGATTGATTTAGGCCGCCGTCTGGGCGACTGCTACGGCGATCTCAAAGCGCTGTTACAGGGCAACGGGCTGGCGCAGGCCACCCGTTATCTCAGCGACGTGGTCGACGTGCCGATGAGCGCCATCACCTTCTTGCCGGTGATAGAGCAGCCGGAAAAAATTCTTTGTGTGGGGATGAACTACGCCGACAAGCGCAAGGAGTTTGACCAGCACAATCCGGCCCCGACGCTGTTTGTCCGCTTCCCGGATTCCCAGACCGGCCATAACGCGCCGGTGCTAAAACCGCGCCACTCCAGCGAGTTCGACTACGAAGGCGAGCTGGCGGTGATCATCGGTAAAGGCGGGGAGAACATCAGCCGCGAAGACGCCCTGCGCCACGTGGCGGGCTACAGCTGCTACATGGACGGTTCTGCCCGAGACTGGCAGCACACCTGGTTTACCGCCGGTAAAAACTGGCGGCAGACCGGCGCGTTTGGCCCGTGGATGGCAACGGCAGATGAGATCCCGGATCCGCATCAACTGGCGATCCGCACCTGGCTAAATGGCCGCATGGTGCAGGAAGACAACACCAGCAGCATGATCCACAAGGTCGCGGAGCTGATCGAATACATCAGCACCTTCACCCGCTTAAGCCCGGGCGATGTGATCATCACAGGTTCCCCGGGCGGCGTGGGTAAAAAGCGCAACCCGCCGCTGTTTATGAAGGAGGGGGATCGCATTGAGGTGGAGATCGAGCATATCGGTCACCTGAGTAACGTGATTGTGGAAGCGCCAGCAACCACGCTGGCGGCAGCACATTAAGTAAGGCGGCAGTATGCAATCGCAACCCATTGATTTTCGCC from the unidentified bacterial endosymbiont genome contains:
- a CDS encoding 2-hydroxycarboxylate transporter family protein; this translates as MSTTDDSFSVTHNPVDIQRPSLKERWWHIMDSWKIGIIPLPLFVLAGALIAIDCLGGKLPSDIVVMVATLAFFGFACGEFGKRLPIVGKLGAAAICATFIPSALVYYGLLPDVVVESTTTFYKSTNILYLYICCIIVGSIMSMNRTVLIQGFLRIFFPMLCGEIVGMIVGMGVGMALGLEPFQIFFFIILPIMAGGVGEGAIPLSIGYATILHMDQGVALGRVLPMVMLGGLTAIIISGCLNQLGKRYPHLTGEGQLMPNRANAGAGVSQPAFSAKTDVTTIASGALLAVLLYMLGMLGHKLIGLPAPVGMLFMAVLVKLCNGASPRLLEGSQVVYKFFQTSVTYPILFAVGVAITPWHELVAAFTISNLLVIVSTVAALVATGFFVGKKIGMHPIDVAIVSCCQSGQGGTGDVAILTAGNRMSLMPFAQIATRIGGAINVSVSLLVLGNFLV
- a CDS encoding fumarylacetoacetate hydrolase family protein is translated as MKLASFLYQGKRSYGIVQAEGVIDLGRRLGDCYGDLKALLQGNGLAQATRYLSDVVDVPMSAITFLPVIEQPEKILCVGMNYADKRKEFDQHNPAPTLFVRFPDSQTGHNAPVLKPRHSSEFDYEGELAVIIGKGGENISREDALRHVAGYSCYMDGSARDWQHTWFTAGKNWRQTGAFGPWMATADEIPDPHQLAIRTWLNGRMVQEDNTSSMIHKVAELIEYISTFTRLSPGDVIITGSPGGVGKKRNPPLFMKEGDRIEVEIEHIGHLSNVIVEAPATTLAAAH